CGAAGAGAGTCGCATCCCCTACCTCAATATCGAGGAAGGAGACGTTGGCGTGCTCATCGCCTTCCCGATTGTCGGCCTGTTCATCGCAGGCCTCACCGGGATTGAATCACTCGCCCTTCCGTTCGTCGTGGGCGGATTCGGGTTTGGCGTTGCCGTCATCTACGTCTCTCCCAACCACCTCAATGCGTGGACCTGGACGAAGAGCATCTATCGGTACGCCAAGCGTCCGCAGGTTACGTTTAGTGCTCCAGAGGAGCCAAACGAGAACACGGACGAGACTAAGCGGAACGAGGGTGGTCTTGCGAACTACACGCCGTTCAAACCGGACGAGCGAACGCAGGATCTCACGAACGTCAAGCGAGCGTGGCCCGGTGCTGGTGCGATCCAACGAGCAGACGGAACGATGGAAGCGTTCATCGAAATCGACCCAGGGAACATGGACTTCGCCATGTCCGAGGACTGGGCCCAGCTCCAAGAGGCGGGTGAGGAGTTCGCCAACAAGGAACTCGACTCGAAGATCAAACTCCACGCGACAACTCGGTCATTCCCGGTCGCACAGATTACGGAGACGATCGAGGAGCGACTCAACGACGAAGACGTCACGCAGAACCCGATCTTCCGAGAACTCCTCGAGGAGTATCGTGAGACACGCCCCAAGGAGATGCGTGACCGAGGTATCCAGCAGGTGCGATACTACCTTGGTGTCGAGGTCTCGCCACTAGAGGTCTACGATAGATACCGAGACGAAGGCACACCTGCAGAGAAGCTGACGCAGTTCCCCGTCATCGGGTTCTTGTTCAACCCATTCGTGACGCGCCGTGAGGACCTGACAGATGTTGAACGCCGGGCACAGATGTTCGAGAAACTCGACAGCCGCGTCAACGACGTTCGCGCCGAATTCATCCAGCAGGCGTCCGGGTGGTCCGCTCGCCGGCTCAGTACGGTCGAACTGTTTGTCCTGAACATGGACTTCTGGAACGGACGAGAGCACGACGCCGAGGAAGCCGAGCACGCTGTTCGCGAGCAACCGATTATCGGTCGCTCACGCCGGGAGGATGAGGTCAATGCGTAACGTCATCCTGCAGGCGAGTGGCGGTATCCTCGGCCAGTTCACAGAGTGGCTTCTAAACCCGATGTCGCCCGAAGGTACGGCGATTTACGCCATACTGGTGATTACCCTCGGGGCCAGTAGCAAACGTCTCTGGGACCGCCACACCGCCGCCGACGAACCGGAAGTCGACTTTTCTGATGTCCTCGACGAGAAGACGCTCAAAGAGGGTCACGTAGAGGGCCAACTCCTCGACGACATCTCCGAGTCCCACAAGACGGTGATCGCGCCGGCAGCCATCGAGTGGGAGACACGGGCGGCTCACGTCGGCGAGCAGTGGACGACGACACTGTACATCGCTGACTACGCCGACTACCCGAACGACGGCTATCTGAGCGACCTCTTCGAGTTGACTGACGTTGAGTTCGACCTTACAGCGCACATTACCCCGAAGAACCAGCAACGGGCACGGAACGAACTGCAGGATATCGCTGATGACCTCCAAGTCGACGCCGATCTCGAACAGAGCGTCCGCAGTGCGTATCTCCAGGAGCGAGCCAACGAAGCCGCTGCAACCTACAAGGCCGTCGAGAACGGAGCGAACGTCTTCGACCAAGGGATGTTCGTCACGGTTCGTGACGACAACAAAGATGACCTCCGAGACTCCGTCCAGAAGGTCAAGAGCGCGCTCCGCGACGACCCGGCGAACCTAACGCCGAAGACCGCGATTTGCCGGCAGGACCTCGCGCTCCAGTCGGCTGCCCCGATTGGAGACAACAAGTTTGGCCGTGAGTCTATCGCCCTCGGTGGTGCCATCGGTGCACTCCTCTCGTCACCGCATAACGCGACCATCCTCGAAGAGGGTGGTGTCGAGTTCGGGATCCACAAGGACAACCAGAGTCCCGTCGTCATTGATCCGTTCGCCCGTGACAGCGGGTACGCGATGTTCACCGTCGGCGATACCGGCTCCGGGAAATCGTTCGGCTCGAAACAGAACTTCATCCGCTCGATCGAACAGAGCAAGGATCGCATCGGCATTATTCTCGAACCGCTCAACAACTGGGCGGGCGTCTCCGAGGCACTCGATGCGAAACGCATCACCGTCGGTGGGACGCTCGGGTTGAATCCCCTGGAGATTCGCCAGACACCCGACCACGTCCAGCGGGCGATGGGTGAAGACGCGAGTCCGTTCAACGAGAAGCTTGACGACGCGATGAGCTTCCTGACGAACTTCTTCGCACTGCGCGGTATCTCGCTCGGTGACCGTCGGACGACACTCGAGCTCGGACTCAAACGTGCCTACATGCGTAATAGTATCTCCGATGATATATCGACGCACAGTAACCCAAGTCCGACGATCCGAGAGATGATGGACGTCTTCGAGGACATGGTCGACGAACCGGAGGAGTTCGTCGTCCGGTCCGACGAGGAGGCTGGGAAGATCCGTGAGGACGCAACGTGGCTGCTGGACCAACTGCGCCCCTTCGAGGAAGAAGGTCGCCATGCTAATCTCGGGAAGTCCTCGGAGTTCGACATCCGCGACGAGAAGGTCATCTATCTCGACCTTGCCCAGCAGGAGGGCAGCGTCGACAGCAGTACGGCGCTGACGATGCAGTTACTCATCTCTCTGGTGTACGAGCGAGCGAAGGAGACGGACAAAGAAGTCGTGTTCGTCATCGACGAGGCGCGCTATATCATGCAGGACGCCGCGAGTCTGGCGTTCCTCGAAACAGTGTTCCGTCATCACCGCCACCACGACCTCTCGATCCGCCTTGTCACTCAGACTGTCGACGAGTTCTTCGAGCACGCCGAGTCCGAGGCCATTCTTGACCAGTGTGCCGTCAAGCAGTTCCATCGCTTGGACGGGATGGACGAGGAGTGGGCTGAGGAGTTTGGTCTGAATTATGCACAGATGCGCTACGTACAGGATGCGGTCCCCGGCAACGAGGACGCCGGGTTCTCCGAGGCGCTCGTCGGCGTCGACGGCGAGTGGCGCGGAATCAAGGTGCAGGCAATGTCCAAGGAAAAGCAAGTCATCGATTTCGACCCGGCCGAACAGACACGAGAAACACTTCCCGGTGCTAACGAGGAGGCCGCCACTACTGACGTACAGGAGTTCCGTGAGGAGTTCGAACAGCAGGCTGCGAACGGAGAGTCACAGTCGGTTACTGCGAAACCTGATGGTGGTCAGATGGAGGGTGATGAGGATGCGTGAGTATCTCCGCGTCACGCCGACGTCCGAACAGCTCGACTCTGCGGGAATCTCGCGTGTTCTCGCTAGTCTTCACAAGCTCACGAATACCGGATCGGAAAGCCTCACAGAGAAGCTGAATCCGTTCCACAGTGAAACACCGCCCCGGTTTGAATTCCTTGCCCTGAGCGATGGAACGGACGAGCCAGTGGAGTTCTACTACGGCGTCGACGAGCATCTCGACACTTTCGAGAAGCGCCTCCGCTCGATTTATCCAGCCACATTCGATATTGAACGCGTTGACGTTAATGTCGCCGCTCGGCTCATCCAGCCAGTCGAACTCACACGAGAGGAGTTCATCGACCACTACGAAGCAGGACAACTACAGTACGAATTTGGTCCCGAGGAGCAGCACGACCTTGACGACGAAGACCAGGCAGAAACGACGGAAACGTCCCCCCTCTCTACTGGCGATACAACGGCCCAGAGAGCCACGAATCACCTCATCGAGACAGGAAACGCTGCATTCGAACTCGCACCACCGAGTGCAGTTCCCGAAGAGGAACCACTGACGACACTCGAAAAACCAACCGCGACGACGGAGGGAACGATACTCGCTCGGCCAACTACCGACGCCGTCTCGCCAGTTGGTGTGCGCTGGTCCGGTTCGGCTACCCGAAAGAAAGACTGGATGACATCGCTGACGCCCTTTGCATCCGGTGATGACGACGACGCAGTAACTGCTGTCGACCAGCCCGGCGCGGCGCTAGCCTCACTCGTCGACTATCTGATGGAGGCAGGTTCGCCTGTGGCGTTCCAAGTTGTGTTCCAGCGGCGAGCACCCTGGCAGGCCGACGCTGAAGTTCGCAGAGAGGACCTTCTCGATGGACGGGATACCTTCATCCAAGAGCTCATTGGCTCATTCTTCGCGGTCGAAGAGCAACAGAACGGTCGCGCGGAGACACATCTTCCCGAATCAGTCGCAAAGCGGATCGAATACATTGACGCGAAGAACCACAACCGGTCGTTTACCGCAAACATTCGAGCAGTGGGCGTTCCAGTTGATACTGCATCCCGCGACGAACTTGCAGCGCAGATGGACTCACTTCGGCCCGTGTTTGACCCGATAGACGGCCCCTATTACGAAGTCACGGGCAAACGACTCCGTGCTGAGGGCTTTCGAGAAACAACAAAGGAGAAGAACGCTCGAACCGCTCTTCAGCAGCTACTTGACCGCGAGATTGCGGTCGGCCGAGGGAAGACCCGATCGGATTTCGTCCTCAGTGGGGCGGAACTCGCGAACTTCGTCTTGGTTCCTTCCTCCGAGCAACTCACAGTAGAAGGAACACGCGGGACTCGCGCTGAACAACAGAGCCGCAATCCGCTCGCGTGTCCGAATCCCGACTTAATTCAGCAGTTCCAGGAGGGGATGGCGATCGGGTATGCACTCGATGAGAATGGCTCACCCCAACCGGACCCGATTCGGATTCCACCGAAGCTCTTGACGATGCATTACGGTCGGTTTGCCTCGACCGGGGCCGGGAAATCGAAAGCGGTCATCAACGACGCGCTGTCCCTGCGAGAGACAACAGGCGGGCCCGTCGTCATCGTCGATCGGAAAGGCGACGGGATGTGTGCAAACTACCTTCGCTGCCACTACGAGCATTTCAGTGGGTTGGACGACGTCTATCAGTTCCGCGTTCCAGAGACGCTCCCTGCGTTCTCTTTCTTCGATATTCGGCCTGCGCTTGAAGCAGGGCGGAACCGCGAAGACGCGATCCAGGATAAGGTCGACCATTTCCACGATATCATGGGGATGGTGATGGGACGCGAGATGTACGGACAAGCGTTCGTCGCCAACGAAATCCTCAGCTACCTCATCAAGGCGCTCTTCGACGAGGAGTATGGGAGCAATGTCTTCGGGCTTGACGACCTCTTCGCGGCAGCACTCCAGATGCAACGTGAGCGAACAATCCCACCGGTTTCGGCAGACAATACAAACGTCGAGGAGTCACTCACGCGGCATTTCTCGAAGGACGACCACCAGTTCCAGGTGTCGATGGACGCGGTCGGCAACCGCCTCGATAAACTCAGAGAGGACTCACACCTGCGACGGATCTTCAGTCACGTTCCGGAACAGGACGATACCGGAGAGTACGTCGACAATCGATTCGACTTCCGCGAGTTCCTCGACGAAGACATCACAATTCTGTTCGATCTCGGTGATCTCCGTCCGGAGGCACAGCGGGCAATCACACTGCTGCTATTGAGTAATCTCTGGGATGCGGTGCAGGTGCGTCGACGTGACGGGCAAACGGACTACGAGAAGCTCACGAACCTCATCATTGAGGAGGCGGCACCCATCGCCGCAACGAAACTCGTTTCCGAGCAGTTGCTTCCCCAAGGTCGGTCCTTCGGCCTAAGTATGGGGCTGGTGATGCAGTTCCCCGGGCAGGTCCGGAACCGGAGCGAACGCGCCTACGACGAAGTCCTCAACAATATCAAGACGAAGCTCATCGGGAATATTTCCATCGAGCGCGACCTCGCTGAGTCATTGGCTCATGAAGACTTGAGCCCGACTGACCTCCGCAATCGGATCAATACGCTCCCCAGTGGAGAGTGGATTGCGCAGCTGCCAAGTCCCTCATTCGGGGAGACGGGTCCAGCCCCGTTCTCGGTGAAGCCGCTCCCAATAGCAGCCGGTCATCCTGAGAGTGACGAGCCGCTCTCTGTCGAGCAGGAGGACCACTTCGAGACCGTGGCCCTCCCACGACTGTCGGAGCGAACACAGACCCAGTACGGGCTTGCTGAGACCACCAACGAATCGGAGACAGCCGACGACAGCTGGGGGAGTAGAGCGAACGATGAAGGCCCGACATTCGTAGACTCAACTAGCCCAGTGGAATCGACGCAGTCGTCGTTCCTCGGACAGGCAACCAGTGGGTCAGCAAGTGACGAAGCGAAGAAAGAGAAAGACGCGGATACCACTCCCTCGCTGTTTGGAGATTCCGAGGCAACTGAGTCCGGAGAACCAGTCAGTGAAGAAGAGGAGACGGCTGTTGATGAGAATAGGTCGTCACCAGTACAAGCAGGTGGAGTAACCGTCCCAGATGACGAACTCCGGCGGTACGGGCTCACGCACGACGACGTCCGATTCCTAACCCGCATCCTCGACGTGATGAATGGTGACGCGCCAAATCACAGACTCTTGGATTCAATGAGTTCGTTCAAGAAGGACTTTGAGGATCTGGATGTGCAACGGCTCGTCGAACAAGACCTGCTGGAGGAAGGACGAGCCTGCGGTCGGAAATACTACACCGTCCTCCCAGCAGGGCGTGAGCTGCTCGGCCAGAAGCTCAAGGTTGGCCCAGGTCAGGGCGATATCGGCGAGAAAATGCCGCACAAAGTTGGGGTGAAGCTGCTCGAACTGTGGTTAGACTCCCGCGACGACGTCACACAGGTCGAATCCTACTACGAGTACGATGAAGAGACGGTGTTCGACGTCGCCGGCCTCGATGCTGACGGGGAACTCGTGTGGGTCGGTGAGGCCGAACTTGCGAGTAATAACAAACACGCGCCGGTCGACGACTACGACAAGCAGAGTGCGGTGGATGCGAACGCTATCTGGGCGTTCAACAGACGCGAGACAGCCGTCGAGGTGTTGGACCGTCTCGCAGAAGCCGACCGAATAGAACACAGTGTGAATGGGCGTGCAGCCCGTCGGTTCTCGGATATCCGAGAGGCCGTTGAATCGTTCGACGCAGCCGGACTGACGACGATTCGGAGCTTCAACAAACTTGATCAGGAGTTCAATTCATGACGTGGCGCCATGCAACCCGCGAGGAGATCTACAGGTATTACACGGAGGAGTTCCCTTCGTACGTCGACGAGCTACCGTCGTTCATCACAGCAAAGGGGCCGAAGCAGTACGCACTCGCGTTTCGAGACCCTCACCCGGTACGGAAAGACGGAGTCCCAGACAAGGACTTCATCCGACGAGATACGTGGCAAACGAACGCCTCAGGTGAACGGACCTCGTCGGCATTCCACGAGTTCAACGACGTCCTCGAGTTCATCCGCCATCCAGCCCGAAATGATCCACTCGGACGGAGCAACTTCGCACTCGCCGACCCCGATCTGTTCGACAAACCAGACCCGCGTCCTGATGCAGTCTACTACGCTCTCGATCACTGGGAACGGCCGTGGGTGCTCCTCGTCGATATCGATGCGAAAACGATCGCTCGAGAGCGAGCAACACGAGCAGTACCTGACAGAGATGGTACGGAAGACAGCGAGGTGCTGCTCGATACCGCGGGCATTTTCGAAGCGGACCCGGTAGGCTACCCGTATTCCTTCGAGGATGTTGAACGGGCTATCGAGTACGGCTTCGAGCTACGAGATATCTTCGAGGACGACTTCAACGCCGAGGAGACGGTAGTGGTGTACAGCGGCCAAGGCGTTCACGTTTATGTCCTCGATACGGGCCCTGCCCATCGGTACG
This genomic window from Halogeometricum sp. S1BR25-6 contains:
- a CDS encoding DNA primase, with translation MTWRHATREEIYRYYTEEFPSYVDELPSFITAKGPKQYALAFRDPHPVRKDGVPDKDFIRRDTWQTNASGERTSSAFHEFNDVLEFIRHPARNDPLGRSNFALADPDLFDKPDPRPDAVYYALDHWERPWVLLVDIDAKTIARERATRAVPDRDGTEDSEVLLDTAGIFEADPVGYPYSFEDVERAIEYGFELRDIFEDDFNAEETVVVYSGQGVHVYVLDTGPAHRYDAKSREVLNDLLQDTYEIPIDPVVTADRRRVARLPYSLHADVCSIVTPIESPNFDVRSATPEVIQS
- a CDS encoding ATP-binding protein — translated: MREYLRVTPTSEQLDSAGISRVLASLHKLTNTGSESLTEKLNPFHSETPPRFEFLALSDGTDEPVEFYYGVDEHLDTFEKRLRSIYPATFDIERVDVNVAARLIQPVELTREEFIDHYEAGQLQYEFGPEEQHDLDDEDQAETTETSPLSTGDTTAQRATNHLIETGNAAFELAPPSAVPEEEPLTTLEKPTATTEGTILARPTTDAVSPVGVRWSGSATRKKDWMTSLTPFASGDDDDAVTAVDQPGAALASLVDYLMEAGSPVAFQVVFQRRAPWQADAEVRREDLLDGRDTFIQELIGSFFAVEEQQNGRAETHLPESVAKRIEYIDAKNHNRSFTANIRAVGVPVDTASRDELAAQMDSLRPVFDPIDGPYYEVTGKRLRAEGFRETTKEKNARTALQQLLDREIAVGRGKTRSDFVLSGAELANFVLVPSSEQLTVEGTRGTRAEQQSRNPLACPNPDLIQQFQEGMAIGYALDENGSPQPDPIRIPPKLLTMHYGRFASTGAGKSKAVINDALSLRETTGGPVVIVDRKGDGMCANYLRCHYEHFSGLDDVYQFRVPETLPAFSFFDIRPALEAGRNREDAIQDKVDHFHDIMGMVMGREMYGQAFVANEILSYLIKALFDEEYGSNVFGLDDLFAAALQMQRERTIPPVSADNTNVEESLTRHFSKDDHQFQVSMDAVGNRLDKLREDSHLRRIFSHVPEQDDTGEYVDNRFDFREFLDEDITILFDLGDLRPEAQRAITLLLLSNLWDAVQVRRRDGQTDYEKLTNLIIEEAAPIAATKLVSEQLLPQGRSFGLSMGLVMQFPGQVRNRSERAYDEVLNNIKTKLIGNISIERDLAESLAHEDLSPTDLRNRINTLPSGEWIAQLPSPSFGETGPAPFSVKPLPIAAGHPESDEPLSVEQEDHFETVALPRLSERTQTQYGLAETTNESETADDSWGSRANDEGPTFVDSTSPVESTQSSFLGQATSGSASDEAKKEKDADTTPSLFGDSEATESGEPVSEEEETAVDENRSSPVQAGGVTVPDDELRRYGLTHDDVRFLTRILDVMNGDAPNHRLLDSMSSFKKDFEDLDVQRLVEQDLLEEGRACGRKYYTVLPAGRELLGQKLKVGPGQGDIGEKMPHKVGVKLLELWLDSRDDVTQVESYYEYDEETVFDVAGLDADGELVWVGEAELASNNKHAPVDDYDKQSAVDANAIWAFNRRETAVEVLDRLAEADRIEHSVNGRAARRFSDIREAVESFDAAGLTTIRSFNKLDQEFNS
- a CDS encoding VirB4 family type IV secretion system protein; this translates as MRNVILQASGGILGQFTEWLLNPMSPEGTAIYAILVITLGASSKRLWDRHTAADEPEVDFSDVLDEKTLKEGHVEGQLLDDISESHKTVIAPAAIEWETRAAHVGEQWTTTLYIADYADYPNDGYLSDLFELTDVEFDLTAHITPKNQQRARNELQDIADDLQVDADLEQSVRSAYLQERANEAAATYKAVENGANVFDQGMFVTVRDDNKDDLRDSVQKVKSALRDDPANLTPKTAICRQDLALQSAAPIGDNKFGRESIALGGAIGALLSSPHNATILEEGGVEFGIHKDNQSPVVIDPFARDSGYAMFTVGDTGSGKSFGSKQNFIRSIEQSKDRIGIILEPLNNWAGVSEALDAKRITVGGTLGLNPLEIRQTPDHVQRAMGEDASPFNEKLDDAMSFLTNFFALRGISLGDRRTTLELGLKRAYMRNSISDDISTHSNPSPTIREMMDVFEDMVDEPEEFVVRSDEEAGKIREDATWLLDQLRPFEEEGRHANLGKSSEFDIRDEKVIYLDLAQQEGSVDSSTALTMQLLISLVYERAKETDKEVVFVIDEARYIMQDAASLAFLETVFRHHRHHDLSIRLVTQTVDEFFEHAESEAILDQCAVKQFHRLDGMDEEWAEEFGLNYAQMRYVQDAVPGNEDAGFSEALVGVDGEWRGIKVQAMSKEKQVIDFDPAEQTRETLPGANEEAATTDVQEFREEFEQQAANGESQSVTAKPDGGQMEGDEDA